In one Rutidosis leptorrhynchoides isolate AG116_Rl617_1_P2 chromosome 8, CSIRO_AGI_Rlap_v1, whole genome shotgun sequence genomic region, the following are encoded:
- the LOC139863980 gene encoding uncharacterized protein, whose protein sequence is MASLNSINLALLYKWRWRFLRSQDDPWVKLLNVIHGESSGGVLPCHKYASGTWASITKCVDNLHNTNIIAASRMKICVGNGLRTKFWHDPFHEGTPLVTSFNRQYALDVNKNCSVADRISGNGPVWSWRRNPRGGVELEQLQRLENIMGQASFTSDQDQWTWANINSNVYSVSHARFLVDIPDTIPSLRPTAWCRYVPIKFNVFIWRLLALCLPTRMNLLERGIACNNTMCGIFGVDSEDEVHLFLNYQTSKSIWCFIARWTNLNTPSWSSIEGIWTWVDGVPISNLRRIILRFIVISTLWTIWRLRNSIIFKDNNFRKCHVLNNIKVTSFNCLFSRFHKSRVNWSVWLQNPMTAL, encoded by the coding sequence ATGGCCAGTCTCAATTCCATAAACTTGGCTCTTTTGTACAAATGGAGATGGCGTTTTCTTCGTAGTCAAGATGATCCATGGGTTAAACTTCTCAATGTCATTCATGGTGAATCAAGTGGTGGTGTACTTCCTTGTCACAAATATGCCTCAGGAACGTGGGCATCCATTACTAAGTGTGTGGATAATTTACATAATACTAACATAATTGCTGCTTCACGTATGAAAATTTGTGTTGGTAACGGCTTACGGACTAAGTTTTGGCACGATCCTTTTCACGAAGGCACTCCCCTGGTTACCAGTTTTAATCGGCAATATGCTTTGGATGTTAATAAAAATTGTTCCGTCGCTGACCGAATTTCTGGTAATGGTCCCGTTTGGTCGTGGCGTAGGAACCCAAGAGGTGGGGTGGAATTAGAACAACTTCAGCGACTTGAAAACATCATGGGTCAGGCTTCTTTTACTTCAGATCAAGATCAATGGACATGGGCGAACATTAACTCAAACGTCTACTCAGTTTCACATGCGAGGTTTTTGGTTGATATCCCGGACACTATCCCCTCTCTTCGACCTACTGCATGGTGTCGGTATGTTCCTATTAAATTCAATGTGTTCATTTGGCGTTTACTAGCTCTATGTTTACCTACAAGAATGAATCTTCTGGAGCGTGGAATTGCTTGCAATAACACCATGTGTGGAATTTTTGGAGTAGATTCTGAAGATGAAGTTCATCTTTTCTTAAATTACCAGACGAGCAAGTCGATTTGGTGCTTTATCGCAAGATGGACCAACTTGAATACCCCTTCTTGGTCTTCGATTGAAGGGATTTGGACGTGGGTAGATGGGGTCCCCATTTCTAATCTACGTCGTATCATTCTCCGGTTTATCGTCATCTCTACGCTATGGACTATTTGGCGACTACGGAACAGCATCATCTTCAAAGATAATAATTTTCGGAAGTGTCATGTTCTCAACAACATTAAAGTGACAAGTTTCAATTGTTTGTTTTCTAGATTTCATAAGAGTAGAGTTAATTGGTCCGTGTGGTTACAAAACCCTATGACcgctttataa
- the LOC139861735 gene encoding putative clathrin assembly protein At4g40080 encodes MREIIGILKDKISLSKLALISKPSLLSLHVSVLRTTTHTPSTPPNHHHLATLLSLGDSSRATASILIRSLMNRLHATNDSYVALKCLYTIHHVMKRGPFILKDQLSLFHSSNGRNNLKLSGFREEKSATTWVLSAWVRWYARYIETLLFTSKNIGFIICSTSCSLLEKEKQQDLISSLMNSDLIRDFNSLVVVIEELCKLPDNLLVEKDKLLHAVMELLSSDYLSIVNEILMRFNEFQERVGLLSFYDSVELGSCLERLIICKGKLMDLFYNKKPFVVMLWETVEELSNRIGMVSFNKIRKVDNGSESARFGERVVRTSDSVKFSSGRLRLTWSAN; translated from the coding sequence aTGAGAGAAATCATAGGCATTTTGAAAGATAAAATCTCACTTTCAAAACTTGCTCTTATTTCCAAACCAAGTCTACTTTCCCTCCATGTTTCCGTCCTCCGTACAACCACACACACCCCCTCAACACCACCCAATCACCACCACCTAGCTACCCTTTTATCCCTAGGTGACAGCTCACGCGCCACCGCATCAATCCTTATTCGTTCATTAATGAACCGATTACACGCCACCAATGATTCCTACGTGGCATTAAAATGTCTCTACACCATCCACCATGTAATGAAACGTGGTCCGTTTATACTTAAAGACCAACTCTCCCTTTTCCACTCATCCAATGGTCGTAACAACCTTAAACTATCCGGATTTCGCGAAGAAAAATCCGCTACTACATGGGTGTTATCCGCATGGGTAAGATGGTACGCTCGTTACATTGAAACCTTACTTTTCACGTCTAAAAATATTGGTTTTATTATTTGTTCAACTTCTTGTTCTTTATTAGAAAAAGAAAAACAACAAGATCTGATCTCTTCGTTAATGAATTCCGATTTGATTAGAGATTTTAATTCATTGGTGGTGGTGATAGAAGAACTATGCAAATTGCCCGATAATTTACTAGTGGAAAAAGATAAGTTGTTACATGCTGTTATGGAACTTTTGTCTAGTgattatttatcaatagtaaacgAGATATTGATGCGGTTCAATGAGTTTCAAGAGCGAGTTGGTTTATTGAGTTTTTATGACTCGGTGGAGTTGGGATCTTGTTTGGAGAGGTTAATAATATGCAAAGGGAAATTAATGGATTTGTTCTATAATAAAAAACCTTTTGTTGTGATGTTGTGGGAAACGGTTGAAGAATTGAGTAATAGAATTGGGATGGTGAGTTTCAATAAAATTAGAAAGGTGGATAATGGGAGTGAGTCAGCTCGGTTTGGTGAACGAGTTGTAAGAACGAGCGACTCGGTGAAGTTTTCGTCTGGGAGATTGAGATTGACCTGGTCTGCTAATTGA